One window from the genome of Pseudomonas fluorescens encodes:
- a CDS encoding c-type cytochrome, whose protein sequence is MLLLLVMSGARAQSGAYLSKDCTACHDTALGHNLAIPSIVGQKREFLRNRLEMFRHPGSDAKVMPRLSSGYSPAELDEIVDYLSARPSSLKQATDKPAEAAPEGESQYRTHCAACHEHLDASPLLIGQNRTYLVNALRDFVFGTRPMPDGMRESLSALTTANLAAVLDFMAASNKGKE, encoded by the coding sequence GTGTTGCTGCTTCTTGTCATGTCGGGTGCCCGTGCCCAGAGCGGCGCATACCTGTCGAAGGACTGCACCGCCTGTCACGATACGGCGCTGGGTCATAACCTGGCGATTCCCTCCATCGTGGGGCAGAAGCGCGAATTTCTGCGCAATCGCCTGGAGATGTTTCGCCACCCCGGTTCTGATGCGAAGGTCATGCCGCGGCTCTCGTCCGGGTACTCGCCTGCGGAGCTGGATGAGATCGTGGATTACCTTTCGGCCCGACCTTCGTCGCTGAAACAGGCCACCGATAAACCTGCAGAGGCCGCGCCCGAAGGGGAGAGCCAATACCGGACGCATTGCGCGGCGTGCCACGAGCATCTCGACGCGAGTCCGCTGCTGATTGGACAGAACCGCACCTACCTCGTCAACGCGCTGCGCGATTTCGTCTTTGGAACCCGACCCATGCCGGACGGCATGCGCGAAAGTCTCTCCGCGCTGACGACCGCAAACCTGGCCGCGGTGCTCGATTTCATGGCCGCGTCAAACAAAGGAAAAGAGTGA
- a CDS encoding non-ribosomal peptide synthetase, with translation MVSARDDDSLDDKGAIAIVGMACRFSGAAGLQAFWQMLLEQRCGVRMLSDEALLAAGVPSDTLLDHAYVKANGSLEDALGFDAGFFGYAPQEAALIDPQHRVFLEACWHAREDAIGQRSADERIGVYAGSGFNTYLLTHVHADSKSWQGPDRWRAGLANDKDTLTSRVAYKLGLTGPAVTVQTACSTSLVAVHLACQAILDGDCEMALAGGASVHFPLGHGYRHHAESVEAQDGVCRPFSPDATGTVFTDGVGVVLLRRYEDAQRAGDRIYAVIRGSAINNDGADKVGFTAPGMRGQVDVIRMAHAVAGMTGETVDYVEAHGTGTTVGDSIELQALEQAFETPGSRTSTCLLGAVKGNLGHTDNAAGIAGLIKVALSLFHRQWPATLHATAQTATRPGSRFSICHRPMSWADCERLRYAGVSSFGIGGTNAHVVVQQTPRLEARKHEHGGNPLETGWGAAGHPFQRAHLEYRSSGRTPREDDSGVRINHLQWSAEAQRRHPSEGTLGSILLVAEVAPPAELLRRLSTHGQVELWLHAGAKITGTLAHPVFDRFDFTDNAQWDRAWRRRVHQPPSTIIYLGALEGMPAAFDVTLACALGFGGGIARARNGSWPPVGVHWVTAGLFDAGGVAPSPAHLAIWGPARVLAQEVTGLGCRVYDVRAGVRQRDVDAWSTLLTLIATESVGDPMAGSFAAYALRGERIFVPHVSSIVQPPAHSASAPVLRTGGTYLVTGGAGGVGRALAAWLSTHYGARVIVCGRRPIESVEDWGDFQARFTSILYVQADVASDTQLKSIAQNTGISLQDIQGVFHCAGVAGAGGLRTKDIEMAQRRCAAKVTGAQALSRVFSEVPLDFVVFFSSINGWVGGPGQAEYCSANAYLDALAQSGTLPWRTLSIAWDTWLDTGMARRSIDAVHSSVSSIDGHESTTFITLPAHSWLLSEHRVDGVALLPGTAHISLLLRIADAAGLPRVLVDVRLLNPALVREGADMHLCVPEHVCAGTDVQIRDSSGVVLSTATPGGALDVVMAMTCPSFVRAFCATQAQPCTFSVPARLQVGERWRCLEDVSRCGNVYRVVLQTDQLAQDFGEWPWHPAVMDVALLPIQMEAGAFAVPVAFERVQASVSLAAARFSYVCVRETSASLRVADVCITDEHNAVLLLMSGVTFTPLDAHLLRARAVTDEALSRGLPVATALDQLERLLDHCALDAVMLTSTSLPELERFSEALACRYRSIATQPTNEAKPALQDTDAREALLCRLVATNLGYDQVAAQDNYFSLGGDSLSGLLLIENARKEGIQLSLDLLYETKTLAELAQKVDWNAAHSEAVSRAEPFSLLHDDDRIRIAEDVVDAFPLSELQKGIVYYRSRYAEQSIYRDLLWVDVEGPLDETLLRQAWSNCVQRHPVLRSRVELTQFREPLQIVHAHVEAPMAIGDLSGRSVRQWAEEVDLKSSCPVGRAAYLFALPDADVLHLVLLLDDALLDGWSATSLLAELLIGYGGLLDGQVPSSLPAPSLSFHDHVRHERKVIAAGQEHGFWRERLQGCVPSTLTRGIAGAACRGPEITIREMPFGAARHVDALANSCATTPKVVLLASYLRALSLWCGTNEVTTGLETHTRLETDGGSEVLGLHLNMLPFRQVLTAMSVRHYLSGVAQAEAQTIVHRHLPLSEIQRDWSVPLFDNCFNYTQFRKLHEIAERGSLGKSLRLKRYAGEEKTHYPFKLWVDCSGAGVYQLYIAFDSVRVDEADAQAVAALFDSVLEAFARDTSADVMSIGAPSSNDGALRCTETIPELGELFQEAWQAHADRIAVREAQQAFSYRELSRAVECVALELQRKGCKPGMTVAVLLPRSFRWVVAMLGVLKACATILPIDPYLPEGRVQMMLRQGRPRFVITDTAISEERLSDWRGPVITNVETATWPDDLPIGPWAPSANLPAYLIFTSGSMGTPKGVLNTCKGLANRLAWQLRNHPLHPGDVLLSRTPASFVDVFWENFGPLCAGATLVIADDAESRDPARIAQLLWRWHVTHLVVVPTLLEPILARIKADPGRDALALRQVSLSGEPLKVALMERARALLPAVRWLNVYGSSEVSADVSVFELGDWQARPDEPSVVPAGEALCNVGLHLLDENLQPVRPGCMGELYVSGPALAHGYLHQPGLTAIRFVPNPWPLDANDTRLFRTGDVARHGRCGLEIVGRSDRQIKVRGVRIDLDDLETRLERLAPVLRAALVDSADGLSAFVQCRAEADSKQLWPALRLQLLPEERPARLWLVERMPLTLAGKIDRLALAGTGILLSDMVRVELQGDIENRLAGLWRELLPSASVHADSHFDELGGHSLLVLQLAGTIERAFGCRLSIAQLQATGQLRAQARLIEAQRGIAPIENGKIESDPGMQSQPFLPTALQQAYWVARHREGPEGGSTHIYQEWVIPRLETHRLEAAWNRLIERHGMLRARLDASGLLSVRDAGVYHIECHDLSELAPQTREAVLLRWREQHAFTPFGNRDEPFLLQVFRLPDGEAMLAVKLDLLYADAWSMGIIARELWTLYANPATELAPLSISFRDVLEYTRAHENPAAREAARHYWSERMGCFSGAPDLPVRGRLPGSLAVRRLDMVLDPLQKQALESLALRAGLQASSLLLAVFAAVLQRWSLKKAFSLTLTLFDRPFVHPEVNGVVGDFTSVLWMEIDGERPSSFIEFARALHARLQDGLDHRAFDGIDMARATQSQLRVVDAMRYVFTYIAQGDDGSAMFPEGSVERYRVTRTAGVWLDNQVVGEAGKLRLHWDVVDERFPAGMVDDMFAAYRALVEALIAQAGTEGLGEGCGVQLPRAQQARRQADGQTDVSIQDYLADIDMHCGASPDAPAVIAADRTLSYGELWTRARRVALDLKTDAPHASSVAIHLEPGWRYVVAVLATQMAGVAYVPLSLRWPRARVIDVIDSYGIDHVFADEEVAGWSSRLSLVRTLSVPTQEDPRAPLPSMSMASDPALLAYVMFTSGSSGTPKGVMMRRGAVANTLRDVCARLRMNPGSRVFGLSDPGFDLSVFDMLGPLMVGGALVLPDASDRMNPQAWWTLCRRHGVTIWNTAPALFEMLADYGKGKTDRIGTLDLRWVMLSGDWISLHLPGLLRELAPGARLLSLGGATEAGIWSVSFPVTTVQEDWTSIPYGRPLRGQRCDIVDVFDEPCPDGVAGELTISGASLSDGYWQRPALTERAFFIDGRTGERRYRTGDLARYRADGVIELLGRMDSQIKIAGHRIECKEVEHAVLTYPGVARAVVVPLKDRGGLTLHAVVEHEDGVSIESIRQHCAERLPEVMVPRHWHSNLGITLSDNGKVDRRALQQRIEAMLQERVEDGVPNG, from the coding sequence ATGGTGAGTGCCAGGGACGACGATTCACTTGACGATAAGGGTGCCATCGCAATTGTTGGCATGGCTTGTCGTTTTTCTGGTGCCGCCGGCCTTCAAGCGTTCTGGCAGATGCTGCTCGAGCAACGCTGCGGTGTGCGCATGCTATCGGACGAAGCCTTGCTGGCGGCCGGCGTGCCATCCGACACATTGCTCGATCACGCCTATGTGAAAGCGAATGGCAGCCTTGAAGATGCCTTGGGTTTCGATGCCGGCTTCTTCGGTTACGCACCCCAAGAGGCTGCCCTGATCGATCCGCAGCACCGCGTCTTTCTCGAGGCTTGTTGGCACGCACGCGAGGATGCGATTGGCCAGCGTTCGGCGGATGAGCGCATCGGCGTCTACGCCGGGTCTGGTTTCAACACCTATCTGCTAACCCATGTGCACGCCGACTCCAAGTCATGGCAAGGTCCGGACCGCTGGCGCGCCGGCCTGGCGAACGATAAGGACACGCTGACCTCCAGGGTCGCGTACAAACTCGGTTTGACCGGGCCGGCCGTTACCGTGCAAACGGCGTGTTCCACCTCGTTGGTGGCCGTTCACCTTGCCTGCCAGGCCATTCTCGACGGTGATTGCGAAATGGCGCTGGCCGGCGGCGCAAGCGTGCACTTCCCGCTGGGCCACGGCTATCGTCACCATGCTGAAAGCGTTGAGGCCCAGGATGGCGTTTGCCGGCCTTTCAGTCCCGATGCGACGGGTACGGTCTTCACCGACGGTGTCGGGGTGGTCTTGCTGCGCCGGTACGAGGATGCGCAGCGTGCAGGTGATCGAATCTATGCGGTAATACGTGGTTCCGCCATCAACAACGATGGAGCCGACAAGGTCGGTTTCACGGCTCCAGGCATGCGTGGACAGGTCGACGTGATCCGCATGGCCCATGCCGTCGCCGGCATGACGGGAGAGACGGTCGATTATGTAGAGGCACATGGCACTGGGACGACCGTCGGCGACAGCATCGAGCTGCAGGCCCTGGAGCAAGCGTTCGAAACGCCCGGTTCCAGGACCTCAACCTGCCTGTTGGGGGCTGTCAAAGGTAACCTTGGGCATACCGACAATGCGGCGGGCATCGCGGGCCTGATCAAGGTGGCGCTCAGCTTGTTTCATCGCCAGTGGCCAGCGACCTTGCATGCCACTGCGCAAACGGCGACGCGACCTGGCTCGAGATTTTCCATTTGTCACCGGCCGATGTCTTGGGCTGACTGCGAGCGACTCCGGTATGCGGGCGTCAGCTCGTTCGGTATCGGTGGCACCAACGCGCACGTGGTTGTCCAGCAAACCCCTCGGCTCGAAGCGCGCAAGCACGAGCATGGCGGGAATCCTCTGGAAACGGGTTGGGGGGCGGCAGGCCACCCGTTTCAGCGAGCGCACCTCGAATACCGATCGTCAGGGCGAACGCCGCGCGAAGACGACTCAGGCGTACGTATCAACCATCTGCAATGGAGCGCCGAGGCTCAGCGACGCCACCCTTCGGAGGGCACGCTCGGCAGCATTCTCCTGGTCGCCGAAGTGGCGCCTCCCGCAGAACTGCTGCGCCGCCTCAGTACTCACGGCCAAGTCGAGCTCTGGTTGCATGCCGGGGCGAAAATCACGGGCACGCTGGCACACCCGGTATTCGACCGCTTTGACTTTACAGACAATGCACAGTGGGATCGCGCCTGGAGGCGTCGTGTGCATCAGCCTCCTTCGACGATTATCTACCTGGGTGCCCTGGAGGGCATGCCCGCGGCATTCGACGTAACGCTTGCCTGTGCGCTCGGTTTCGGCGGTGGGATTGCACGTGCGCGCAACGGGAGTTGGCCGCCAGTCGGGGTTCACTGGGTCACGGCCGGGTTGTTTGACGCTGGCGGTGTGGCACCGTCGCCAGCCCATCTGGCTATTTGGGGGCCTGCGCGCGTGCTTGCGCAGGAAGTGACAGGCTTGGGCTGTCGGGTGTATGACGTCCGCGCAGGCGTGCGGCAACGCGACGTGGATGCATGGTCGACGTTGCTCACGTTGATCGCCACCGAGTCAGTTGGCGACCCGATGGCCGGATCGTTTGCCGCCTATGCGTTGCGTGGCGAACGGATTTTCGTGCCGCACGTTTCCTCGATCGTCCAACCGCCTGCGCACTCCGCGAGCGCACCGGTGCTTCGCACAGGCGGTACCTATCTGGTCACGGGCGGTGCGGGCGGGGTTGGGCGGGCGCTTGCCGCGTGGTTGAGCACCCATTACGGCGCGCGCGTGATCGTGTGCGGACGTCGTCCAATCGAGTCGGTGGAGGACTGGGGCGACTTTCAGGCGAGATTCACGTCGATCCTCTATGTTCAGGCCGACGTGGCAAGCGACACCCAGCTTAAATCCATCGCGCAAAATACAGGTATTTCTCTCCAGGACATTCAGGGGGTTTTCCATTGCGCCGGTGTCGCCGGCGCCGGTGGCCTGCGCACGAAGGACATCGAAATGGCTCAGCGGCGATGCGCCGCCAAGGTCACCGGCGCACAGGCGTTGTCCCGGGTGTTCAGCGAGGTGCCCCTGGACTTCGTGGTGTTCTTCAGCTCGATCAACGGCTGGGTTGGCGGCCCCGGACAGGCCGAATATTGTTCGGCGAATGCCTATCTGGATGCGCTGGCACAATCCGGCACATTGCCCTGGCGCACGCTCTCGATTGCCTGGGATACCTGGCTGGACACCGGCATGGCACGGCGCTCGATTGACGCGGTGCACTCATCGGTGTCGTCCATCGATGGGCACGAGTCCACCACCTTCATCACGCTGCCAGCCCACTCCTGGTTGTTGAGCGAGCACCGTGTCGACGGTGTAGCGCTATTGCCTGGCACCGCACACATCTCCTTGCTCCTGCGAATAGCCGACGCCGCCGGTTTGCCCCGTGTGCTGGTTGACGTCAGGTTGCTGAATCCGGCTTTGGTGCGCGAGGGGGCGGACATGCACCTATGCGTGCCAGAGCACGTCTGCGCGGGGACCGACGTCCAAATCCGCGATTCAAGCGGCGTGGTGCTCAGTACAGCGACACCCGGTGGCGCGCTCGATGTCGTCATGGCAATGACTTGTCCTTCTTTTGTTCGGGCGTTTTGTGCGACCCAGGCCCAGCCCTGTACGTTCTCGGTGCCCGCTCGGTTGCAGGTGGGGGAGCGTTGGCGTTGCCTCGAAGACGTCAGCCGCTGCGGCAATGTCTATCGTGTGGTCCTGCAAACAGACCAGCTGGCGCAGGATTTTGGAGAATGGCCCTGGCATCCCGCCGTGATGGATGTGGCGCTGTTGCCGATACAAATGGAGGCCGGAGCATTCGCGGTGCCCGTGGCCTTCGAGCGTGTGCAGGCGAGTGTCTCGCTCGCGGCGGCCCGCTTCAGTTATGTGTGCGTGCGAGAGACCTCGGCATCGCTGCGGGTAGCGGATGTCTGTATCACGGATGAGCACAATGCAGTGTTGCTGTTGATGTCGGGTGTCACGTTTACCCCGCTCGATGCCCATCTTCTGCGGGCGCGCGCCGTAACGGACGAGGCGTTGTCCCGCGGCCTGCCCGTGGCGACGGCGCTCGATCAGCTCGAACGTCTGCTGGACCATTGCGCGCTCGATGCCGTGATGCTCACATCGACAAGCTTGCCCGAACTCGAGCGCTTCAGCGAGGCGCTGGCCTGCCGCTATCGCAGCATCGCCACACAACCGACTAACGAGGCCAAGCCGGCCTTGCAGGACACCGACGCACGTGAAGCGTTGCTGTGTCGACTGGTCGCGACCAACCTTGGCTACGATCAAGTCGCGGCACAGGACAACTACTTTTCATTGGGGGGCGACTCGCTGAGTGGCCTGCTATTGATTGAAAATGCTCGCAAGGAGGGGATTCAACTTTCCCTGGATTTGCTCTACGAGACAAAGACCCTGGCGGAGCTTGCGCAGAAGGTGGATTGGAACGCGGCCCACAGCGAAGCCGTGTCACGCGCAGAACCGTTCTCTTTATTGCATGACGATGATCGCATCCGCATTGCCGAAGATGTAGTCGATGCTTTCCCATTGTCCGAGCTGCAAAAAGGCATCGTTTACTACCGCTCACGGTACGCAGAGCAGTCCATTTATCGCGACCTGCTTTGGGTGGATGTCGAGGGACCACTCGATGAGACGTTGTTGAGGCAGGCTTGGTCGAACTGCGTGCAACGGCATCCGGTACTGCGGTCACGGGTTGAATTGACGCAATTTCGCGAGCCGCTGCAGATCGTCCATGCCCATGTCGAAGCCCCCATGGCCATAGGTGATCTGTCTGGCCGCAGCGTGCGTCAGTGGGCAGAGGAAGTCGACCTGAAATCCAGTTGCCCTGTAGGCCGGGCCGCGTATCTGTTCGCGCTGCCCGACGCTGACGTGCTGCATTTGGTATTACTGCTCGACGATGCCTTGCTGGATGGCTGGAGCGCCACTTCGCTGCTTGCAGAACTGCTTATCGGTTACGGAGGGCTGCTGGACGGGCAGGTGCCGTCGTCGCTGCCAGCCCCTTCGTTGTCGTTTCATGACCATGTGCGCCATGAGCGTAAGGTCATAGCCGCGGGTCAAGAGCATGGTTTTTGGCGGGAGCGTCTGCAGGGTTGCGTGCCTTCGACGCTCACGCGCGGGATAGCCGGTGCGGCGTGCCGCGGGCCCGAGATCACGATTCGTGAGATGCCATTCGGGGCTGCACGGCATGTCGATGCCCTTGCCAATAGCTGTGCCACCACGCCGAAAGTGGTGCTGCTGGCCAGCTATCTGCGAGCGCTTTCGCTCTGGTGTGGTACGAACGAGGTGACGACTGGCCTCGAAACGCACACCCGCCTCGAAACCGACGGCGGGAGCGAAGTTCTGGGGTTGCACCTGAACATGTTGCCGTTCCGGCAGGTACTCACCGCCATGTCGGTGCGTCACTACCTTTCAGGGGTCGCCCAGGCGGAAGCACAAACCATTGTCCATCGGCATCTGCCGCTGAGCGAGATCCAGCGTGACTGGTCCGTGCCCTTGTTCGACAACTGCTTCAACTACACCCAGTTTCGCAAGCTACATGAGATAGCGGAACGAGGAAGCCTCGGTAAATCCTTGCGTTTGAAGAGGTATGCGGGCGAAGAAAAAACCCACTATCCGTTCAAGTTGTGGGTTGACTGCTCCGGTGCGGGTGTTTACCAGTTGTATATCGCTTTCGACAGCGTGCGCGTCGATGAAGCCGATGCGCAGGCGGTCGCCGCACTGTTCGACAGCGTGCTAGAGGCTTTCGCGCGCGATACCAGCGCGGATGTGATGTCGATTGGCGCGCCATCGAGCAATGACGGCGCGCTGCGTTGCACCGAAACCATTCCTGAATTGGGCGAGCTGTTCCAGGAGGCATGGCAAGCCCACGCGGATCGCATCGCTGTGCGCGAGGCGCAGCAGGCGTTTTCTTACCGCGAGCTTTCGAGGGCGGTGGAGTGCGTCGCTCTGGAATTACAGCGCAAAGGCTGCAAGCCCGGCATGACGGTGGCGGTTTTGCTGCCGCGCTCGTTCCGCTGGGTCGTGGCGATGCTCGGGGTGTTGAAAGCCTGCGCGACGATCCTCCCGATTGATCCGTACCTGCCTGAAGGTCGAGTCCAGATGATGCTACGGCAGGGGCGACCACGATTTGTCATCACGGACACGGCGATCAGCGAAGAACGCCTGTCCGATTGGCGCGGGCCGGTAATCACCAACGTCGAAACTGCGACCTGGCCCGATGACCTGCCGATCGGTCCCTGGGCACCATCGGCCAATCTACCTGCTTACCTGATTTTCACTTCAGGCAGCATGGGGACGCCCAAAGGGGTGCTCAATACGTGCAAGGGGCTGGCGAACCGTCTGGCCTGGCAATTGCGCAATCATCCGCTCCACCCGGGCGATGTCTTGCTGTCGCGTACGCCTGCGAGCTTTGTCGATGTGTTCTGGGAGAACTTTGGCCCCTTGTGCGCGGGGGCGACACTGGTCATCGCCGATGATGCCGAGAGCCGCGACCCGGCACGGATCGCCCAGCTGTTGTGGCGTTGGCATGTGACTCACCTCGTTGTCGTCCCCACTTTGCTGGAGCCTATCCTTGCTCGGATCAAGGCGGACCCGGGGCGTGACGCGCTCGCACTACGGCAGGTGTCGCTCAGCGGGGAACCGTTGAAAGTTGCGTTGATGGAACGTGCACGTGCGCTGTTGCCTGCCGTCAGGTGGTTGAACGTCTACGGCTCTTCGGAGGTGTCGGCCGACGTCAGTGTCTTCGAACTCGGTGATTGGCAGGCGCGCCCGGACGAACCTTCAGTCGTTCCAGCAGGGGAGGCGCTGTGCAACGTGGGTCTGCATCTGCTCGACGAGAACCTGCAGCCTGTGCGTCCCGGGTGTATGGGGGAGCTTTACGTCAGTGGCCCGGCCCTGGCTCATGGCTACTTGCACCAGCCGGGGCTGACCGCCATTCGTTTTGTGCCGAACCCATGGCCGCTGGACGCCAACGATACCCGTCTGTTCCGGACCGGTGATGTCGCGCGACACGGACGTTGCGGGCTCGAAATCGTGGGGCGCTCGGATCGACAGATCAAAGTACGGGGGGTGCGTATTGATCTTGACGATCTCGAAACGCGCCTGGAGCGCCTGGCGCCTGTGTTGCGCGCGGCTCTGGTCGACAGCGCCGACGGGTTGTCAGCCTTCGTGCAGTGCCGCGCCGAGGCCGATTCAAAGCAGCTATGGCCCGCGTTGCGCTTGCAGTTGCTGCCCGAAGAGCGGCCCGCCCGGCTGTGGCTGGTCGAGCGTATGCCGCTGACTCTGGCGGGCAAGATCGATCGTCTTGCACTCGCCGGCACCGGTATCTTGTTGTCGGACATGGTGCGCGTCGAACTCCAGGGCGACATCGAGAACCGGTTGGCCGGACTGTGGCGTGAGCTGTTGCCGAGCGCGAGCGTCCATGCTGACAGCCACTTCGATGAACTGGGCGGGCACTCGCTGCTGGTGCTCCAACTGGCAGGCACCATCGAAAGAGCGTTCGGCTGCCGCCTGAGCATCGCGCAATTGCAGGCAACCGGTCAATTGCGTGCACAGGCCCGATTGATCGAGGCCCAGCGTGGCATTGCGCCGATCGAGAACGGGAAGATCGAATCCGATCCCGGGATGCAATCGCAGCCTTTCCTGCCGACTGCGCTGCAGCAGGCTTATTGGGTCGCACGGCACCGAGAGGGACCGGAGGGTGGAAGCACCCATATCTATCAGGAATGGGTGATCCCGCGACTCGAAACGCATCGGCTTGAGGCCGCATGGAATCGCCTGATCGAGCGTCATGGCATGCTGCGCGCGCGCCTCGATGCGAGCGGCCTGCTGTCGGTGCGCGATGCAGGTGTCTACCACATTGAATGCCATGACCTGTCGGAACTGGCGCCGCAGACCCGTGAAGCGGTATTGCTGCGGTGGCGCGAGCAGCATGCCTTCACGCCTTTTGGCAACCGCGACGAGCCGTTCCTGCTGCAGGTGTTCCGACTGCCCGACGGCGAGGCCATGCTCGCCGTGAAGCTCGATCTGCTATACGCGGATGCATGGAGCATGGGCATCATCGCTCGTGAACTCTGGACGCTCTACGCCAATCCGGCCACCGAGCTAGCGCCTCTGTCGATCTCCTTTCGCGACGTACTCGAATACACGCGAGCCCATGAAAACCCGGCCGCGCGAGAGGCGGCGCGGCATTATTGGAGCGAGCGCATGGGCTGTTTCTCGGGCGCACCGGACTTACCGGTTCGTGGGCGTCTGCCTGGCTCCCTGGCGGTGCGACGACTCGATATGGTACTCGACCCTTTGCAGAAACAGGCGCTGGAGTCGTTGGCCCTGCGTGCGGGTCTTCAAGCGAGCAGTTTGCTGTTGGCTGTGTTCGCTGCGGTACTGCAACGCTGGTCGCTGAAGAAGGCATTCTCGCTGACACTGACCTTGTTCGATCGCCCGTTCGTGCATCCAGAGGTCAATGGTGTGGTCGGGGATTTCACCTCAGTGCTCTGGATGGAGATTGACGGTGAGCGCCCCAGCTCCTTTATCGAATTCGCCCGTGCGTTGCATGCTCGGCTGCAGGACGGGTTGGACCATCGCGCGTTCGATGGCATCGACATGGCGCGCGCTACGCAATCGCAATTGCGGGTTGTGGATGCGATGCGCTACGTATTCACTTACATCGCCCAAGGGGATGATGGCTCGGCCATGTTTCCCGAGGGCTCTGTCGAGCGCTACCGCGTCACCCGAACAGCCGGCGTGTGGCTTGATAATCAGGTCGTCGGCGAAGCCGGAAAGCTGCGGCTGCATTGGGACGTTGTAGACGAGCGATTTCCGGCCGGCATGGTCGACGACATGTTCGCCGCATACCGGGCGCTGGTCGAGGCGTTGATCGCGCAGGCGGGTACCGAAGGGCTCGGAGAGGGCTGCGGGGTGCAGCTGCCACGGGCGCAGCAGGCCCGTCGGCAGGCTGACGGGCAGACCGACGTGTCCATTCAGGATTACCTCGCGGACATCGACATGCACTGCGGCGCATCACCCGATGCTCCCGCCGTTATCGCGGCCGACAGGACGCTCTCGTACGGCGAGCTGTGGACCCGCGCCCGGCGCGTGGCACTGGACCTGAAGACTGACGCACCCCATGCCTCCAGCGTGGCGATTCATCTTGAGCCGGGCTGGCGCTATGTGGTTGCAGTGCTCGCCACGCAGATGGCAGGTGTCGCCTACGTACCGCTGTCGTTGCGCTGGCCCCGCGCGCGCGTGATTGACGTGATCGACAGCTATGGCATCGACCATGTGTTTGCCGATGAGGAGGTCGCCGGGTGGAGTTCGAGGCTGTCCCTCGTACGGACACTGTCGGTGCCGACGCAGGAAGATCCACGGGCACCGCTCCCGTCCATGTCCATGGCTTCGGATCCTGCGCTGCTTGCCTATGTGATGTTCACCTCAGGCAGCAGCGGCACACCCAAGGGGGTAATGATGCGGCGCGGTGCGGTCGCCAACACACTGCGCGACGTCTGCGCACGCCTGCGCATGAATCCCGGCAGTCGTGTATTTGGATTATCCGATCCAGGCTTCGATCTATCCGTGTTCGACATGCTGGGTCCGTTGATGGTGGGCGGTGCGCTGGTACTGCCTGACGCCTCCGACCGGATGAATCCACAGGCCTGGTGGACGCTTTGCCGCCGACACGGCGTCACGATCTGGAATACGGCTCCCGCTCTGTTTGAAATGCTTGCCGACTACGGCAAGGGCAAGACGGATCGCATAGGCACCCTCGATTTGCGTTGGGTAATGCTGAGCGGCGATTGGATCTCACTGCATTTGCCTGGCCTGTTACGCGAACTCGCGCCTGGAGCGCGGCTGCTCTCGCTGGGTGGCGCCACCGAGGCGGGCATCTGGTCCGTCTCGTTCCCGGTGACGACTGTCCAGGAGGACTGGACCAGCATTCCCTACGGCAGGCCATTGCGAGGTCAGCGTTGCGACATCGTGGATGTGTTCGACGAGCCTTGCCCCGATGGCGTGGCGGGCGAGCTGACCATCTCCGGTGCGAGTCTGAGCGACGGTTACTGGCAGCGCCCGGCGCTCACCGAGCGGGCTTTTTTTATCGATGGGCGAACCGGTGAACGCCGCTACCGGACCGGTGACCTGGCCCGCTATCGCGCCGACGGTGTGATCGAATTACTGGGGCGGATGGACTCGCAGATCAAGATCGCCGGCCACCGTATCGAGTGCAAGGAAGTCGAGCATGCCGTACTGACGTATCCCGGTGTTGCACGCGCCGTGGTGGTGCCTCTCAAGGACCGTGGCGGTTTGACGCTGCACGCGGTGGTGGAGCACGAGGACGGCGTATCGATCGAGTCGATCCGCCAGCATTGTGCCGAACGCTTACCCGAGGTCATGGTTCCGCGCCATTGGCACAGCAACCTGGGCATTACGTTGAGCGACAACGGCAAGGTTGACCGTCGCGCACTGCAACAACGCATCGAAGCGATGTTACAAGAGAGAGTCGAGGATGGCGTGCCCAATGGTTAG
- a CDS encoding VOC family protein, whose product MTARMSRLIIYVRDVALLKAFYQQHFGLSIITEEIENEWVVFDAGGVELALHLVGPAFRTPPSQDHCGPNTKIVFTVPANLEKHRETLAAAGVAVQALKRYDGFAYSMYDGADPEGNIFQVMQLD is encoded by the coding sequence ATGACAGCCAGAATGTCTCGGTTGATTATCTATGTGCGGGATGTCGCGCTGCTCAAGGCTTTTTACCAGCAGCACTTCGGGCTTTCCATCATCACCGAGGAAATCGAGAACGAGTGGGTCGTCTTCGATGCGGGCGGCGTGGAGCTGGCGCTGCACCTCGTCGGCCCCGCCTTTCGCACGCCGCCCTCGCAAGACCATTGCGGGCCCAATACGAAGATCGTCTTCACAGTCCCTGCCAATCTGGAAAAACATCGGGAGACGCTTGCCGCCGCCGGTGTTGCCGTGCAGGCGCTCAAGCGCTATGACGGATTCGCCTATTCGATGTACGACGGCGCCGACCCCGAGGGCAACATCTTTCAAGTCATGCAGCTCGACTGA